A stretch of Microbacterium caowuchunii DNA encodes these proteins:
- a CDS encoding MarR family winged helix-turn-helix transcriptional regulator, translated as MADHSDDEVDLLIDAWSQRLPHVDLTPLDVMSRLRRAALRLDRLRSAAFATAGLATWEFDVLAALRRAEPPHELSPMQLIDLTMIGSAAMTNRIANLVDRGLIRRQKNPRDGRSVIISLTDAGMASVDAAMTELVSREADALAVLDRSERAALSSMLRPLMGREASGRSDE; from the coding sequence ATGGCTGACCACTCGGACGACGAGGTGGACCTGCTGATCGACGCCTGGTCGCAGCGGCTCCCGCACGTCGATCTGACCCCGCTCGACGTGATGTCGCGCCTGCGCCGGGCCGCCCTGCGCCTGGACCGGCTGCGTTCCGCTGCCTTCGCGACCGCGGGACTGGCCACGTGGGAGTTCGACGTGCTGGCGGCGCTGCGCCGGGCCGAGCCCCCGCACGAGCTGAGCCCCATGCAGTTGATCGACCTCACGATGATCGGCAGCGCGGCGATGACGAACCGCATCGCGAACCTGGTCGACCGGGGGCTCATCCGCCGGCAGAAGAACCCCCGCGACGGCCGGAGCGTGATCATCAGTCTCACGGATGCGGGGATGGCGAGCGTCGACGCGGCGATGACGGAGCTGGTCTCGCGGGAGGCGGATGCGCTGGCCGTGCTCGACCGTTCCGAGCGCGCCGCGCTCTCGAGCATGCTGCGCCCGCTGATGGGCCGGGAGGCGTCCGGACGCTCGGACGAGTGA
- a CDS encoding winged helix-turn-helix domain-containing protein, whose amino-acid sequence MTEPSSSDPSRAVLRSASDLRAMAHPTRLRLLGALRMHGPQTGAMLGERVGEAAGTVSYHLRTLAKAGLVTDAEPQSGDRREHWWAAAHETTTWDPVTLRADPEQAAASAALQRVVGEVYAQRWAEYVDAAGEMPDEWVAAGLSTDSVLRLTVEELAELREELMAVSSRWRARSAAHVEGDGSEPAALIAQTYRIPTP is encoded by the coding sequence GTGACCGAGCCCTCATCGTCCGATCCGTCCCGCGCGGTACTCCGCTCCGCCTCCGACCTGCGCGCCATGGCCCACCCGACCCGATTGCGTCTGCTCGGGGCATTGCGTATGCACGGCCCGCAGACAGGAGCGATGCTGGGCGAGCGGGTCGGCGAAGCCGCGGGCACCGTGAGCTACCACCTCCGCACGCTGGCCAAGGCGGGACTCGTGACGGATGCCGAGCCGCAGAGCGGCGACCGCCGGGAGCACTGGTGGGCGGCGGCCCATGAGACGACCACCTGGGATCCGGTCACGTTGCGTGCGGATCCCGAGCAGGCAGCGGCGTCCGCGGCGCTGCAGCGCGTCGTCGGCGAGGTGTACGCGCAGCGCTGGGCCGAGTACGTGGACGCGGCGGGCGAGATGCCCGACGAGTGGGTCGCCGCTGGGCTCAGCACCGACAGCGTCCTCCGGCTCACCGTCGAGGAGCTGGCGGAGCTCCGCGAGGAGCTGATGGCCGTCTCGTCGCGGTGGCGGGCCCGCTCCGCAGCCCACGTCGAGGGCGACGGTTCGGAGCCCGCCGCTCTGATCGCGCAGACGTACCGCATTCCGACACCATGA
- a CDS encoding CoA transferase, whose protein sequence is MTLDAVGAEAAADLGLTTAAAAIREGTGRLPWTSALAVGRLAVDSVALSSLAIDGARAARDGGRVDSVRVDLGRIAASFASERVLRIDGAKPEAWAPLSGFWPSRDGWVRTHANYPHHEGALRTVLGVPIDASREAVAGAIRERTSVDLEEQAHQAGAIVAAVRTGDAWRRHPQAQAVASRPLIEITRREGAPPRPWWRSGAALSGVRVLDLTRVIAGPVAGRDLAMAGADVLRVDPPHLPETGWIHLDTGQGKRSTVLDLADGPDRDRFFELLRTADVVLSGYRPGALDRFGLDAASLAASHPGIVTARVSAWGETGPWAQRRGFDSIVQAATGIAMRESPDGTTPGALPVQALDHSTGHLLAAAVGTALVRQRTEGGSFDVRMPLARVAQALLAAPGDTRGDASVALPSRERLLPGRRPGALVYAPPVLAFAGAPDDYPVVGGAWGVDAPAWDTAP, encoded by the coding sequence ATGACGCTGGACGCCGTCGGCGCGGAGGCGGCCGCGGATCTCGGTCTGACCACGGCCGCCGCCGCCATCCGGGAGGGAACCGGCCGCCTGCCGTGGACATCGGCGCTCGCGGTCGGGCGGCTCGCCGTCGACAGCGTGGCGTTGTCCTCACTGGCGATCGACGGCGCGCGGGCAGCGCGGGACGGTGGCCGGGTCGACTCCGTCCGGGTCGACCTCGGGCGGATCGCGGCGTCGTTCGCGAGTGAGCGGGTGCTGCGCATCGACGGCGCGAAGCCCGAGGCGTGGGCGCCGCTCTCCGGCTTCTGGCCCTCCCGCGACGGGTGGGTGCGGACGCATGCGAACTATCCGCACCACGAAGGCGCACTGCGGACCGTGCTGGGCGTCCCGATAGACGCCTCCCGCGAAGCGGTGGCCGGCGCCATCCGGGAGCGCACCTCGGTGGACCTCGAGGAGCAGGCGCACCAGGCGGGGGCGATCGTGGCGGCCGTGCGCACCGGCGACGCGTGGCGTCGGCATCCGCAGGCACAGGCGGTGGCGTCCCGTCCCCTGATCGAGATCACGCGGCGCGAGGGTGCGCCGCCGCGCCCGTGGTGGCGGTCAGGAGCAGCGCTTTCCGGGGTACGGGTGCTCGATCTCACGCGGGTGATCGCCGGCCCCGTCGCGGGGCGGGACCTCGCGATGGCCGGTGCCGACGTACTTCGGGTGGACCCGCCGCACCTCCCCGAGACCGGTTGGATCCACCTGGACACCGGTCAGGGGAAGAGGTCCACGGTCCTGGACCTGGCCGATGGGCCGGATCGGGACCGGTTCTTCGAACTGCTCCGGACAGCCGATGTCGTGCTCAGCGGATACCGCCCCGGGGCGCTCGACCGGTTCGGGCTGGACGCCGCATCGCTCGCCGCATCCCATCCGGGCATCGTGACCGCTCGGGTTTCCGCCTGGGGGGAGACCGGACCGTGGGCGCAGCGGCGCGGCTTCGACAGCATCGTGCAGGCGGCCACCGGGATCGCGATGCGGGAGAGCCCCGACGGGACGACCCCGGGCGCCCTCCCCGTGCAGGCGCTGGATCACTCCACCGGGCACCTGCTCGCGGCCGCCGTCGGCACGGCTCTGGTCCGCCAGCGCACGGAGGGCGGTTCGTTCGACGTGCGGATGCCGCTGGCCCGTGTCGCGCAGGCGCTGCTGGCGGCTCCCGGGGACACCAGGGGCGACGCGTCGGTCGCGCTGCCGTCCCGGGAGCGGCTGCTGCCGGGACGCCGGCCC
- a CDS encoding cyclodeaminase/cyclohydrolase family protein has translation MNDIPEEEAASIDSVALEEWLARLAGASGVPGGGAACALMTATAAAMVGMVGGYAGDEGEGIVSRAADSRRRALEAIERDALRSGELGDALRRYREDGTDAADRAARDTAVASAHSAAELGEVGVSLIADVARLLEVSERYLVPDIVVAAEGVAAGLAGASAIAWADLRLAEAHGDAGEDLRAVRERIGALVRARSEVDELRRSAAARV, from the coding sequence GTGAACGACATCCCTGAGGAAGAGGCCGCATCCATCGACTCCGTCGCCCTCGAGGAGTGGCTGGCACGACTGGCCGGGGCTTCCGGCGTCCCCGGCGGCGGTGCGGCGTGCGCACTGATGACGGCCACGGCGGCGGCCATGGTCGGGATGGTGGGCGGGTACGCCGGAGACGAGGGCGAGGGCATCGTCTCCCGGGCGGCGGACTCCCGGCGTCGCGCGCTCGAGGCGATCGAACGCGATGCGCTCCGCTCCGGTGAACTGGGCGATGCGCTGCGCCGGTATCGGGAGGACGGGACGGATGCCGCGGACCGTGCGGCCCGGGACACCGCGGTCGCCTCCGCGCATTCCGCCGCCGAACTGGGAGAGGTAGGGGTCTCCCTGATCGCGGATGTCGCCCGGCTGCTCGAGGTCTCGGAGCGCTACCTGGTCCCGGACATCGTGGTCGCCGCGGAGGGGGTGGCTGCGGGCCTCGCCGGGGCATCGGCGATCGCCTGGGCGGATCTCCGCCTCGCGGAGGCGCACGGCGACGCCGGCGAGGATCTGCGAGCCGTCCGGGAGCGCATCGGCGCGCTCGTGCGGGCGCGGTCCGAGGTGGACGAGCTACGCCGCTCGGCCGCCGCCCGGGTGTGA
- a CDS encoding phosphoketolase, which produces MHNNSCAYDGRSVHASAAPSRAVAAGQGPVPGPGSRHRRGVDDATKDALDAWWRAANYLSVGQIYLLDNPLLREPLTREHVKPRLLGHFGTVPGLNLIYAHANRAIRERELDAVYIAGPGHGGPGMVAGAWLDGTYSELYPAVSRDVRGMQCLFRQFSFPGGIPSHAAPETPGSMHEGGELGYSLSHAYGAAFDNPDLTVFCVIGDGEAETGPLATAWHANKFLDPVDDGTVLPILHLNGWKIANPTVLDRIPEEELLELMRGYGHDPLLVSFTADEDHAEVHRRFAETLDDALDRIARIRRDAAEGSTERPRWPMIILRSPKGWTGPAVIDGLPVEGTWRAHQVPLPDARDTDEHLHALEEWLRSYRPEELFDENGVPVAAISGLAPVGDRRMSASPHANGGLLRKDLDLPDFRDFAVEVDVPGGGDAQATAVLGRYFAEVIRRNPHTFRIFGPDETASNRLAPAVYEVTDKQWNARIIDLDENLARAGRVMEVLSEHQCQGWLEGYVLTGRHGVFTSYEAFVHIVDSMFNQHAKWLEASRGIEWRRPVPSLNYLLSSHVWRQDHNGFSHQDPGFIDLVVNKSADVVRVYLPFDANTLLSTYDHCLRTTDYVNVVVAGKQPAPQWLSMEEAVVHCTRGLGILPWAGNERSGQAPDLVLAAAGDVPTMEVIAAAELLREEAPELAIRVVNVVDLMRLQSESEHPHGMKDAEFDAVFTTTAPIVFAYHGYPWLIHRLTYRRTGHDNLHVRGYKERGTTTTPFDMVMLNDLDRFQLAIDAIDRVPGAAEMHGPFRQALVDRRIRAREYTREHGEDDPEIAGWRWRAA; this is translated from the coding sequence ATGCACAACAACTCTTGTGCATATGACGGACGGTCTGTCCACGCCAGCGCAGCGCCTAGCCGAGCCGTCGCGGCGGGGCAAGGGCCTGTGCCGGGGCCGGGATCGCGTCATCGTAGGGGAGTGGACGACGCGACGAAGGATGCCCTCGACGCCTGGTGGCGTGCCGCGAACTATCTGAGCGTGGGTCAGATCTACCTCTTGGACAATCCGCTGCTGCGGGAACCCTTGACCCGGGAGCACGTGAAGCCCCGGCTGCTCGGTCACTTCGGCACCGTGCCCGGGCTCAACCTCATCTACGCGCACGCCAATCGCGCCATCCGCGAGCGCGAACTCGACGCCGTCTACATCGCCGGTCCCGGCCACGGCGGCCCCGGGATGGTCGCGGGTGCGTGGCTCGACGGGACGTATTCGGAGCTTTACCCCGCCGTGTCGCGGGACGTGCGGGGGATGCAGTGTCTCTTCCGGCAGTTCTCCTTCCCCGGCGGGATCCCGAGCCACGCCGCTCCGGAGACCCCGGGCTCCATGCACGAGGGGGGTGAACTCGGATACTCGCTCAGCCATGCCTACGGCGCGGCGTTCGACAACCCCGATCTGACGGTCTTCTGCGTGATCGGCGATGGGGAGGCGGAGACCGGGCCGCTGGCGACCGCCTGGCACGCGAACAAGTTCCTGGACCCGGTGGATGACGGTACGGTGCTGCCCATCCTCCATCTGAACGGATGGAAGATCGCGAATCCGACGGTGCTCGACCGCATCCCGGAGGAGGAACTGCTCGAACTCATGCGCGGGTACGGGCATGACCCGCTCCTCGTCTCCTTCACCGCCGACGAGGACCATGCCGAGGTCCATCGGCGGTTCGCGGAGACGCTGGACGACGCGCTGGATCGGATCGCCCGCATCCGCAGGGATGCTGCCGAGGGGAGCACCGAGCGGCCGCGCTGGCCCATGATCATCCTGCGTTCGCCGAAGGGGTGGACCGGGCCGGCGGTGATCGACGGGCTCCCGGTCGAGGGGACCTGGCGCGCGCATCAGGTACCGCTGCCGGACGCGCGGGACACCGACGAACACCTCCACGCCCTCGAGGAGTGGTTGCGCTCCTATCGTCCGGAGGAGCTCTTCGACGAGAACGGCGTGCCGGTGGCGGCCATCTCCGGTCTCGCCCCGGTGGGGGATCGGCGGATGTCGGCCTCGCCGCACGCGAACGGCGGGCTCCTGCGGAAGGACCTGGATCTCCCGGATTTCCGCGACTTCGCCGTGGAAGTCGATGTGCCCGGAGGCGGTGACGCGCAGGCCACGGCTGTGCTGGGGCGCTACTTCGCGGAGGTGATCCGGCGGAATCCGCACACGTTCCGCATCTTCGGTCCGGACGAGACCGCGTCGAACCGACTGGCGCCTGCGGTGTACGAGGTGACGGACAAGCAGTGGAACGCGCGGATCATCGATCTGGACGAGAACCTCGCACGCGCCGGGCGGGTGATGGAGGTGCTGAGCGAGCACCAGTGCCAGGGCTGGCTGGAGGGGTACGTGCTCACCGGTCGCCACGGGGTGTTCACCTCGTACGAGGCCTTCGTGCACATCGTCGATTCGATGTTCAACCAGCACGCGAAGTGGCTGGAGGCGTCCCGGGGGATCGAGTGGCGGCGGCCGGTGCCGAGCCTGAACTACCTGCTCTCCAGCCACGTGTGGCGCCAGGATCACAACGGCTTCAGCCACCAGGACCCCGGCTTCATCGACCTCGTCGTGAACAAGAGCGCCGACGTCGTCCGGGTGTACCTCCCGTTCGACGCGAACACCCTGCTGTCCACCTACGACCACTGCCTGCGCACGACGGATTACGTGAACGTCGTGGTCGCCGGCAAGCAGCCCGCGCCGCAGTGGCTCTCGATGGAGGAGGCCGTGGTGCACTGCACACGGGGGCTGGGCATCCTGCCGTGGGCCGGGAACGAGCGTTCGGGACAGGCCCCGGACCTCGTGCTGGCGGCCGCGGGGGACGTCCCCACGATGGAGGTGATCGCCGCCGCCGAGCTGCTGCGCGAGGAGGCTCCGGAACTCGCCATCCGGGTCGTGAACGTCGTGGACCTCATGCGGTTGCAGTCGGAGAGCGAGCACCCGCACGGGATGAAGGACGCGGAGTTCGATGCGGTGTTCACGACGACCGCGCCCATCGTTTTCGCGTATCACGGCTACCCCTGGCTCATCCATCGGCTCACGTATCGGAGGACCGGGCACGACAACCTGCATGTGCGCGGTTACAAGGAGCGCGGCACCACGACGACGCCGTTCGACATGGTGATGCTCAACGATCTGGATCGGTTCCAGCTCGCGATAGACGCCATCGACCGGGTCCCGGGAGCCGCCGAGATGCACGGCCCATTCCGTCAGGCGCTCGTGGACCGGCGCATCCGCGCCCGGGAGTACACGCGGGAGCACGGTGAGGACGATCCGGAGATCGCCGGATGGCGGTGGCGTGCCGCCTGA
- a CDS encoding MFS transporter yields MTRGRSDRALVLLLAGHVLSRTGNVVGLFTLPFLVLGRGGGPTEVGLAAFAATVPVLLSGPIGGAVVDRVGALRSSAVADAVSGATVALIPLLAALSALPLPALLALVFVGGLLDAPGETARRVVLPQIADAAGIRLERGVGFLDATTRLSSLLGAPLAGVLVATITPERTLLVTAVAFALSAVLTVVLTRTATGRLLSTPTAGEATDGTWSELSAGVRFLVQEPVLRLVVGMVLVTNLLGAARMGSLLPLYAEERLGGAAALGLISGAFGGAAFLSSVGFGFVAHRVPRRPVFVLGFLLAGGPSLLAPALGAGTGWMVAAALMSGLAAGVLNPIIGAVELERIPLALRGRVLGAVTAGAWAGIPLGGLLGGIGASAFDLTTIFGVMLVLYTIAALLPLTGGAWRGMERGTPPAR; encoded by the coding sequence ATGACACGGGGACGCTCCGACCGGGCGCTCGTGCTCCTGCTCGCCGGGCACGTGCTCTCACGAACCGGCAACGTGGTGGGCCTGTTCACGCTGCCCTTCCTGGTCCTCGGCCGAGGGGGCGGGCCGACCGAGGTGGGTCTCGCCGCGTTCGCGGCGACGGTTCCCGTCCTCCTCAGCGGACCGATCGGCGGCGCCGTCGTCGACCGTGTCGGTGCGCTGCGCTCGAGCGCCGTCGCCGACGCCGTCAGCGGAGCCACGGTCGCCCTCATCCCCCTGCTGGCGGCCCTCTCCGCCCTTCCCCTCCCCGCTCTGCTCGCCCTGGTTTTCGTGGGCGGTCTGCTCGATGCACCCGGCGAGACGGCCCGCCGGGTTGTGCTGCCGCAGATCGCCGACGCCGCCGGCATCCGGCTCGAACGCGGCGTCGGCTTCCTCGACGCGACCACGCGGCTGTCCTCACTGCTGGGCGCACCGCTCGCCGGCGTGCTCGTGGCGACAATCACCCCGGAGCGCACGCTCCTGGTGACCGCAGTCGCCTTCGCTCTGTCGGCGGTCCTGACGGTCGTCCTCACCCGTACCGCGACGGGGCGCCTGCTGAGCACGCCCACGGCCGGGGAGGCGACGGACGGGACCTGGTCGGAGCTCTCCGCGGGGGTGCGCTTCCTCGTGCAGGAGCCCGTGCTGCGCCTCGTGGTGGGCATGGTGCTCGTGACGAACCTCCTCGGCGCGGCGCGCATGGGCAGCCTCCTCCCCCTGTATGCGGAGGAGCGGCTCGGCGGCGCGGCAGCACTCGGGCTCATCTCCGGCGCCTTCGGGGGTGCGGCCTTCCTCAGCTCCGTCGGCTTCGGCTTCGTGGCCCACCGGGTGCCGCGACGGCCCGTGTTCGTCCTCGGGTTCCTCCTGGCCGGCGGTCCATCGCTGCTCGCACCGGCCCTCGGCGCGGGAACCGGCTGGATGGTGGCCGCCGCGCTGATGTCCGGACTCGCCGCCGGTGTGCTGAACCCGATCATCGGAGCGGTGGAGCTGGAGCGGATCCCGCTGGCTCTGCGCGGTCGCGTGCTCGGTGCCGTCACTGCGGGTGCCTGGGCGGGCATCCCGCTGGGCGGCCTCCTCGGCGGCATCGGCGCGTCGGCGTTCGACCTCACGACGATCTTCGGCGTCATGCTCGTCCTCTACACGATCGCCGCCCTGCTCCCGCTGACCGGTGGCGCCTGGCGCGGGATGGAGCGCGGCACCCCGCCGGCGCGCTGA
- a CDS encoding metallophosphoesterase family protein yields the protein MVTRLLLLSDTHIPGRARAIPAAVLAAADAADLIVHAGDWVGAAVLDDLEGHGEVVGVWGNNDGPDLRARLPEIARIRVEDLDLAVVHETGDARSRERRMDLAFPGVDVLVFGHSHIPWDTTTPGGLRLLNPGSPTDRRRQPQHTYMTAVVDGATLRDVRLIAL from the coding sequence ATGGTCACCCGCCTGCTCCTCCTCTCCGACACGCACATCCCCGGTCGGGCGCGGGCGATCCCGGCCGCCGTCCTCGCCGCAGCGGACGCCGCCGACCTCATCGTGCACGCGGGCGACTGGGTCGGCGCCGCCGTCCTCGACGACCTGGAGGGTCACGGCGAGGTCGTCGGCGTATGGGGGAACAACGACGGTCCCGACCTGCGCGCCCGGCTGCCCGAGATCGCCCGCATCCGTGTCGAGGACCTGGATCTCGCGGTCGTCCACGAGACGGGTGACGCACGTTCACGGGAACGACGGATGGACCTCGCGTTCCCGGGCGTCGACGTCCTGGTGTTCGGACACAGCCACATCCCCTGGGACACGACGACGCCCGGCGGCCTCCGCCTGCTGAACCCCGGTTCGCCGACCGACCGTCGGCGCCAGCCGCAGCACACCTATATGACGGCCGTCGTGGACGGTGCGACGCTGCGCGATGTCCGGCTCATCGCTCTCTGA